DNA sequence from the Liolophura sinensis isolate JHLJ2023 chromosome 1, CUHK_Ljap_v2, whole genome shotgun sequence genome:
AACCAGATAAAAATCTGAAGATGGCAAGCAATGACGTGACAGGAGCAATGTCCCAGAAGCCTGGCACCGAAAAAGGCAGGCAGTAAACAATTAGACACATACAAACTGTGCAGGCTGCAGCTCTATATGCGACAACACCAAACAGCCAGTGAGTAGTATGGCATGCAGTATGCACCTGAGGTTCGCGACGAAGGACTGGACTTTGCCCGGCTAGAAGCAGTGGTTGCAGTGGTGCTACTGGCACTCCTACGAAGCTCGGCGGTGCCCTTCCTGGTGCTCTGAGTAGGCCTCATCTCTGCGGACTTTCTGGGAGTCACCTGTCCTGAGGTTTGAGCAGATCTAGTCAGGGGCGGCCTCTGTGGCGCTGGTGTCCTACTTGGGACAGAACTTGACTTCTGAAGAAGAGCGGTCTTCTTTAGGTGTTTAGCACCAGCAGCAGCTGGTGATGGCTTAGCTTTTGCATCCTTTCCAGGAGACCTTGGACTTAAGCTAGCTATTTTAGTGGCTTCTGGCTTCTTAGCTGGACTGCCTGGGGCCTTTAAAGCAGGAGTTTTGGCGTCTTCCGGCTGTTGTGAGGCCTCTTCCTTGGTTTCTGAATCTGCCACCACAGGAGCTATGATCTCTGTAGCATGGTCAACCTTTGGCTCTGGTTCTGAACATACTGGAGCACCTACCTCCTCATCATGAATACCAGGCTGATCTACGGACTCTATCTTCTCAGCGGACTCTATCTTCTCGTCATTGTCTTCTGCCTCAGGCATTATGCTATCAATAGGAACATTGTCTACAATGGGCAAATCAACTGATGATCCCACAGTTGTGTTATCTTCTTCAGTCATGTagtcattttcaattttttcatcACTAGGTTCACCAGGCTCTACAGATCCGTCAGAATGGTGTTCTGGACTGCCATTCTGTTCACTTGGTTTATTCAATTCAAATGGATTTCTATTCTCTTCATCTGGCTGAACTTCGTTCATTTCCACTTGCTCTGTCAACTCAGTAGATGTAGCAAAAGGGTTTGTGTCCTCACTTGGTAACACTTCCACACATTCCTGGCTGTGCTCAGATTCAAATGGATTGATGTCAGCAGCGGGACATACTTCCACATTTTCGTCTTTTTGTTCAGCCTCAAACTGGTCTGTATCTGCTGCTGGCGATAAATCAGCATTACCTTGATCATTCCCTGCATCAAAAGGGTTGAGACTAGCAAGCTCTGATGAATCTCCAAAGAAGCTGGCCTGCATGATGTCCCCTCCTCCAAACTGAGCTGGCAGAGCTGGATCAGCTTCCTCTGAAGAGGGGGCATCCCCCGAAGCTGGCTCCTCCATCAAGAACGGGTTGTTTGATGGCTCAGAGGCTTCTGCCTCACGATTTCCCGCAGCTCCCCcaaaatcaatcagaataccTTCTCCTGGACCAGCTTGTTCATCAGTTTCAGCTTCAGCTTTACCAGTTTCAGGTTTTACAGGGTCCAGGTCTTGTATTTCTGGATCTGTTGCAATGTGGTCAGAGTAAGGATCAGCCTGCTCAGGGGAGAGTACTTCAGGCTCTCGAGGCTGTGAATTTAAACTTAGCAAATCATCGCTGTATCTGCCCCCATTGACAGGCTTATCAAACCCATTATAACCCTGAATTAAATCTGAGGAATTCACTGCATGTTTGGCCGGCTCCTGATAGTTAGTCACTGCTTGTACATCTTCCAAAGGATCCTCCATGGTTAGCTCGTGTCCTAGAAACAACAGCGCTGTCATGATTAATGCACAACCAATGAAGACAAAAATCTTGTTATAACCATTTAACAGTTAGTAAGACCTGCAAGAAATGTGGCGTAACAGTGAGTttagaaagaaaacaattcacTCCAAACATTAGAACTGTTCAAACATAATCATACCATTCTGTCATCtgcaaaaaaaaggaaaatatgttTCTATACTTATAGCTAAATAACATAGGCACATGTTTCTTTAGATTGTAACAAATGACTTGCTCAACAAAAGTTCACACCTTAATATCACACTTTAAATATCTACATAGTCTTAATATTGCATTCTTACATTAGTGATAAAACGCAGTGATGTGCATCAGCAGAACAGGTTCAGGTCATCATGACAACAACTAAACACATGACGTTCCTGACTGTCAAGACAGGACAAGTTTTTGCCTGGCATAATTCAGGTGTTAACTGAAACTACATGCATGAGACCTGTCAGGCAGATGGTCACAACTCtccctcatatacatgtacatatatatatatatatatatgtatatcaagcTGCcctgataaatatttacacctGCTACATTACAATAACTGAATCAGATTATCACTTAGAGATTGACATCAGATCTGCATGTAAGTCATGTCAGACCCATATGAATATCTAAGCTACATACAGTGTAGAGAACTTCTGTTCCAGGTGACTGCCATGGAAGATAAACACAAAAACCTTGGtcttaattgttttgttttaacagaagaaagAAGATAAGAATCACAATCTGTGAATACTGCATCATTCAGATCTGTTTTTATCTGCCTGAATTTACAGATCTTCTTTCACTAGAACAAATTACAAGATAGGAATTTAAAAATGAGTATGAGGTTTTATGattcattttaacaaaatgtggAGAACGCATGTTTAAATGCACATAATATTCAAGACACATATGTTATTATAAATTATGGagacgtatatatgtataaatttgtaaCGTTTGTATAAATACAGCCATGCTATACAAAAAAATGTACCTTCCCTGCAACACATTACAACAACTTACCAGCTAAGCGAATTTTACCTGCAGACAGCACAGCTGTTTAGAAACCATTAATCCAGTAATAATAACGATATCTGGTTACAGGACAGGTAGTGaagtgtgcacatgtatgtaggtatagTGTGACTTAGGTGTAACACCACACATAGCTGCCAGGGGTATATGGACCTAACAAACCCCACAAACAACAAATAACGCTGCAGCAAAAGCTCTTTTGTCATACTGTAATTACAGTTAATTACAACccattttttgtaaatgtatgtggCTGGGTGACAAACATTCTCCATGAGATGATGTACAAACATGGTCACCCTACAGTGCTGAGTTGGGATCTATAAGTGGTGCATGTTACATGTGCACAGGCTTGCTGTTTTGTTTAGAGTATCATGAACTGAATTGAAGGCTGAGTTATGGGGTAGACCACTAGTCAGCATACCAGCTAATAGTGGATGACTCACAACACAAATTATGTTCATGTCATTTAGTTAGTCCTCCCATAACATACAGCAATAACACAAAGGTTACTTTTCCTCTTGCACTTAGCCCTACTCCATATACATGATCACAACAACATGCTTCGGCCATGTTTGCGTGTTGTCCTCAACAATGATAATTTATACAACGTTTAGGATACTCTAGATTTATGGGCATCTACATACATATTTCTTACAGTTCCAGCATAAACTCACCATTACAACACTTCATTGTTTGTATCACTGGTAAAACCTTGCAAGACAATAAGAGAGAATAATCAAGATCCAAGCTGATGTACGTACCCTGGTCTTCAACACCATTGGTGGCAACGTCGGCCATTGCAGAATGGAGACCTGGACAGAGTCTGAAGAGTTCCACAAGACTGTGACAACTGGTTGTCCAGAAGATAATCCAAGACAAAgaggtaaattaacaaacaccaaagttcTCCGTAACAATGGCCTAAGGTTAGCTGTGTTTGGGTGTCCCTGGTCCAACACTCGTCTCCGTAATAGTGCTGCTTTGGAGATTCTGTCAAATATTCAATAGAAAAGGCTGGATGTAGCACAATGGGTTGGGGAATAACTGTGGCAGCCTTAGCTCAGCAAAAATCAATAAAAGACTGGGTGGGTGAAGCGATGTAGAAATGGCTGAGCCTTGGTGAAGCTAGCCAGCGATCTGGGTACGGCTGCATCAAGCGCTAAACCGTACTGAATAATGCATCAGTCAGCTGGCTAGCATAATGATATAGTTCGTCACATCATCTACATAATACATGCAGGTTGACCGGAGACAAACTGTGAGGACAACAATGGTTGTGGGGAACTTGAGATGGCTCAGCGACTTCACACAAAGACCCTCAGTGACAGTCTACGGACAGATGGGGTTAAAGCTGCCCTATTCCATACCATGCCCAGTTGTAAGATGACAAATTAACGCCATTAAATTAACATGCCATTATGACAATTAATCCTTTCATCATAAAACAAAGTGACAttgattttgaaatgaaatgtcaaagtacatgtaatatgacatTAAAAGGTTGTTGTACAACACAAACGTTATAATCTCATGGTAGCCTATGAAATGATTGTGTAATAATATTTAACTTGAACTGCATGTATAATTCTCCTCACATTGTAATTAAGTTCAGTACATTGTATGCTTGGAGTTAGCCAGCAAAAGTATTTTGGGTACCCAATCACCCCCtaaaattaccaaatttaaCTTGAAAGGGATAGGAAATACACTCTTCAATTCATTGTGAATTCATGAAAACCCAAAATTTTAATCTCTCATTAACTAACTAACTGCAATATCTACAGTAACATGGCAATACCAAATGAATGGTTAAACTTCACTTTCTGAATACCACTTCTGACCACTGACAATTTATGTGTGCAAAATCAAATGTAACAGATAAAATGTTCACATACACTATGATACAAATCATGATTGTAATAACAGATATGCTACATACAGCACACATGGCTTtcatatcttgtttttgttGCATTCAACAAGAAACAACTGATAATATTGAGTTCATTATGTGACAAAAAGAGCAATGAACAATGTGATAAAACTATAGGTATAGTAACATTTTATTACAGGGTTCTTCTTACCTAGGATGATTACAGGTGAGGCTGGTAATTATACAACACCTGTCACTGGGGCATTAGTCACCTGTCACAATAGAGCAGCCTGGCAATGTCCAGGTGTGTGCAGACTTTTGTCAGGTAAGCCATGTAATATATTAAGTGAGAAGTCATTAATCCCCACAGTAAAGAGAAATATGAACATCAGCAAAAACCAGCAATTAAAGGTTCATCACGATCGCACAAAAATATTGCATCACTTGAGAGAGAAGAAGCACAATGTATCTATGGAGATGATTCTCATTTTGGAT
Encoded proteins:
- the LOC135461729 gene encoding microtubule-associated protein tau-like isoform X14 gives rise to the protein MADVATNGVEDQGHELTMEDPLEDVQAVTNYQEPAKHAVNSSDLIQGYNGFDKPVNGGRYSDDLLSLNSQPREPEVLSPEQADPYSDHIATDPEIQDLDPVKPETGKAEAETDEQAGPGEGILIDFGGAAGNREAEASEPSNNPFLMEEPASGDAPSSEEADPALPAQFGGGDIMQASFFGDSSELASLNPFDAGNDQGNADLSPAADTDQFEAEQKDENVEVCPAADINPFESEHSQECVEVLPSEDTNPFATSTELTEQVEMNEVQPDEENRNPFELNKPSEQNGSPEHHSDGSVEPGEPSDEKIENDYMTEEDNTTVGSSVDLPIVDNVPIDSIMPEAEDNDEKIESAEKIESVDQPGIHDEEVGAPVCSEPEPKVDHATEIIAPVVADSETKEEASQQPEDAKTPALKAPGSPAKKPEATKIASLSPRSPGKDAKAKPSPAAAGAKHLKKTALLQKSSSVPSRTPAPQRPPLTRSAQTSGQVTPRKSAEMRPTQSTRKGTAELRRSASSTTATTASSRAKSSPSSRTSEASSSSGASGTTRKSADLKKRGSTGSAETPSPRPGGKGPIKSRVGSLDNATHTPGGGNVKVFNQKTDVKASSKIGSKDNMNHKPGGGTVKIESKRQSYDGTKSRIGSLDNAKHSPGGGDKKIESKKLDFKGKAQSKIGSKDYISHKPGGGDKKIETQKLNFKSKAQSKVGSKDNATHKPGGGDKKIESQKLNWKAESKCGSLDNAKHKAGGGDVKIHDEKMKWKAESKCGSLDNASHKAGGGDVKIHDQKLKWTKESKCGSLDNADHKAGGGDKKIHDQKLNWKVESKCGSLDNANHKAGGGDKKIHSQKLTWTKESKCGSLDNADHKAGGGDKKIHDEKPKWKAESKCGSLDNADHKAGGGDVKIHDERLKWTKESKCGSLDNADHKAGGGDKKIYNEKVNWKADPKIGSLDNAHHTPGGGDKKIETETLTFRENAEAKTDTGKAAED
- the LOC135461729 gene encoding microtubule-associated protein tau-like isoform X12 — encoded protein: MADVATNGVEDQGHELTMEDPLEDVQAVTNYQEPAKHAVNSSDLIQGYNGFDKPVNGGRYSDDLLSLNSQPREPEVLSPEQADPYSDHIATDPEIQDLDPVKPETGKAEAETDEQAGPGEGILIDFGGAAGNREAEASEPSNNPFLMEEPASGDAPSSEEADPALPAQFGGGDIMQASFFGDSSELASLNPFDAGNDQGNADLSPAADTDQFEAEQKDENVEVCPAADINPFESEHSQECVEVLPSEDTNPFATSTELTEQVEMNEVQPDEENRNPFELNKPSEQNGSPEHHSDGSVEPGEPSDEKIENDYMTEEDNTTVGSSVDLPIVDNVPIDSIMPEAEDNDEKIESAEKIESVDQPGIHDEEVGAPVCSEPEPKVDHATEIIAPVVADSETKEEASQQPEDAKTPALKAPGSPAKKPEATKIASLSPRSPGKDAKAKPSPAAAGAKHLKKTALLQKSSSVPSRTPAPQRPPLTRSAQTSGQVTPRKSAEMRPTQSTRKGTAELRRSASSTTATTASSRAKSSPSSRTSEASSSSGASGTTRKSADLKKRGSTGSAETPSPRPGGKGPIKSRVGSLDNATHTPGGGNVKVFNQKTDVKASSKIGSKDNMNHKPGGGTVKIESKRQSYDGTKSRIGSLDNAKHSPGGGDKKIQSAKLEWKAASRIGSLDNASHKPGGGEKKIDTQKLDWQTGSRVGSLDNAKHKPGGGTNKIESQKLKWNVESRIGSLANANHSPGGGNVKIESKKLDFKGKAQSKIGSKDYISHKPGGGDKKIYDAKPKWKAESKCGSLDNAQHKAGGGEKKIETQKLNFKSKAQSKVGSKDNATHKPGGGDKKIESQKLNWKAESKCGSLDNAKHKAGGGDVKIHDEKPKWKAESKCGSLDNADHKAGGGDVKIHDERLKWTKESKCGSLDNADHKAGGGDKKIYNEKVNWKADPKIGSLDNAHHTPGGGDKKIETETLTFRENAEAKTDTGKAAED
- the LOC135461729 gene encoding microtubule-associated protein tau-like isoform X7 is translated as MADVATNGVEDQGHELTMEDPLEDVQAVTNYQEPAKHAVNSSDLIQGYNGFDKPVNGGRYSDDLLSLNSQPREPEVLSPEQADPYSDHIATDPEIQDLDPVKPETGKAEAETDEQAGPGEGILIDFGGAAGNREAEASEPSNNPFLMEEPASGDAPSSEEADPALPAQFGGGDIMQASFFGDSSELASLNPFDAGNDQGNADLSPAADTDQFEAEQKDENVEVCPAADINPFESEHSQECVEVLPSEDTNPFATSTELTEQVEMNEVQPDEENRNPFELNKPSEQNGSPEHHSDGSVEPGEPSDEKIENDYMTEEDNTTVGSSVDLPIVDNVPIDSIMPEAEDNDEKIESAEKIESVDQPGIHDEEVGAPVCSEPEPKVDHATEIIAPVVADSETKEEASQQPEDAKTPALKAPGSPAKKPEATKIASLSPRSPGKDAKAKPSPAAAGAKHLKKTALLQKSSSVPSRTPAPQRPPLTRSAQTSGQVTPRKSAEMRPTQSTRKGTAELRRSASSTTATTASSRAKSSPSSRTSEASSSSGASGTTRKSADLKKRGSTGSAETPSPRPGGKGPIKSRVGSLDNATHTPGGGNVKVFNQKTDVKASSKIGSKDNMNHKPGGGTVKIESKRQSYDGTKSRIGSLDNAKHSPGGGDKKIQSAKLEWKAASRIGSLDNASHKPGGGEKKIDTQKLDWQTGSRVGSLDNAKHKPGGGTNKIESQKLKWNVESRIGSLANANHSPGGGNVKIESKKLDFKGKAQSKIGSKDYISHKPGGGDKKIYDAKPKWKAESKCGSLDNAQHKAGGGEKKIETQKLNFKSKAQSKVGSKDNATHKPGGGDKKIESQKLNWKAESKCGSLDNAKHKAGGGDVKIHDEKMKWKAESKCGSLDNASHKAGGGDVKIHDQKLKWTKESKCGSLDNADHKAGGGDKKIHDEKPKWKAESKCGSLDNADHKAGGGDVKIHDERLKWTKESKCGSLDNADHKAGGGDKKIYNEKVNWKADPKIGSLDNAHHTPGGGDKKIETETLTFRENAEAKTDTGKAAED
- the LOC135461729 gene encoding microtubule-associated protein tau-like isoform X11 → MADVATNGVEDQGHELTMEDPLEDVQAVTNYQEPAKHAVNSSDLIQGYNGFDKPVNGGRYSDDLLSLNSQPREPEVLSPEQADPYSDHIATDPEIQDLDPVKPETGKAEAETDEQAGPGEGILIDFGGAAGNREAEASEPSNNPFLMEEPASGDAPSSEEADPALPAQFGGGDIMQASFFGDSSELASLNPFDAGNDQGNADLSPAADTDQFEAEQKDENVEVCPAADINPFESEHSQECVEVLPSEDTNPFATSTELTEQVEMNEVQPDEENRNPFELNKPSEQNGSPEHHSDGSVEPGEPSDEKIENDYMTEEDNTTVGSSVDLPIVDNVPIDSIMPEAEDNDEKIESAEKIESVDQPGIHDEEVGAPVCSEPEPKVDHATEIIAPVVADSETKEEASQQPEDAKTPALKAPGSPAKKPEATKIASLSPRSPGKDAKAKPSPAAAGAKHLKKTALLQKSSSVPSRTPAPQRPPLTRSAQTSGQVTPRKSAEMRPTQSTRKGTAELRRSASSTTATTASSRAKSSPSSRTSEASSSSGASGTTRKSADLKKRGSTGSAETPSPRPGGKGPIKSRVGSLDNATHTPGGGNVKVFNQKTDVKASSKIGSKDNMNHKPGGGTVKIESKRQSYDGTKSRIGSLDNAKHSPGGGDKKIESKKLDFKGKAQSKIGSKDYISHKPGGGDKKIYDAKPKWKAESKCGSLDNAQHKAGGGEKKIETQKLNFKSKAQSKVGSKDNATHKPGGGDKKIESQKLNWKAESKCGSLDNAKHKAGGGDVKIHDEKMKWKAESKCGSLDNASHKAGGGDVKIHDQKLKWTKESKCGSLDNADHKAGGGDKKIHDQKLNWKVESKCGSLDNANHKAGGGDKKIHSQKLTWTKESKCGSLDNADHKAGGGDKKIHDEKPKWKAESKCGSLDNADHKAGGGDVKIHDERLKWTKESKCGSLDNADHKAGGGDKKIYNEKVNWKADPKIGSLDNAHHTPGGGDKKIETETLTFRENAEAKTDTGKAAED